In Neisseria dentiae, one DNA window encodes the following:
- a CDS encoding DUF927 domain-containing protein, producing the protein MTDETKNNGKGVSDGQNGENQGKLRMVKGKAGKSRKNAPESDFDALAAIQSAGGTPIEPFYENRREGLFYTGVGITRESGEPYHLPPLHIADNIELVGRGVGDDEKEYRIIEYRRRGENTRKQAALPLETVGTPACWCFLRGLGIGIKSSGKAMAALADYLQWQGDFTDWQIANRGGWLNDGYTGYVLPSGEIIGHAGGRVIYNGDTSKKAAYAVSGSLESWRAEIARYAVGNSRLMLALGTAFASPLLAPMKLENGGFHLFQASSGGKTTTAMLALSVFGNPDKLKNTWKATALAIDNIAAATSDGFMVLDEISQARGNDVSSVAYSLFNGVGKLQGAKQGGNRERLEWRVLLLSTGEFDALHYMKQAGFEWNAGQNVRLPSIPADAGKGFRVFDTLHGFSDGAVFAETLEQSAKHHYGHAGREFVQYIAEAMQRDKAGFIAKVNGLCAAFRDALPPDLSGQPARVAKRFALVAAALELATEWGITGFNSGDGVAGVLACFDAWYEREGKGNYEERQILQRAADFIQSKGNSEMFGRLESIGIDGGHQTSRYHAGYVEQRNGYPPVYYLTREAFEIEICGGYDKDFVCKVLYDAGWLQKSSNRWTKQLKRAGISTAWFYVLAGDQPPQKEPAED; encoded by the coding sequence ATGACAGATGAAACCAAAAACAACGGCAAGGGTGTTTCAGACGGCCAAAACGGCGAAAATCAAGGCAAGCTGCGCATGGTTAAGGGTAAGGCGGGCAAAAGCCGTAAAAACGCGCCTGAAAGCGATTTTGACGCATTGGCTGCGATTCAGTCGGCAGGCGGTACGCCGATAGAGCCGTTTTACGAAAACCGCCGCGAGGGATTGTTTTATACCGGCGTGGGCATAACGCGCGAGAGTGGCGAACCCTACCATCTGCCGCCTTTACATATTGCCGACAATATCGAACTGGTGGGGCGCGGTGTCGGCGATGATGAAAAAGAATACCGCATTATCGAATACCGGCGGCGCGGCGAAAACACGCGCAAACAGGCGGCTTTGCCGTTGGAAACAGTAGGTACGCCCGCTTGCTGGTGTTTTCTGCGCGGTTTAGGTATCGGGATTAAATCCAGCGGTAAGGCAATGGCGGCATTAGCCGATTATCTGCAATGGCAAGGCGATTTTACCGACTGGCAGATAGCCAACCGCGGCGGCTGGCTGAATGACGGTTATACCGGCTATGTACTGCCCAGCGGCGAAATTATCGGCCATGCAGGAGGTAGGGTTATCTATAACGGCGACACCAGCAAAAAAGCTGCTTATGCGGTATCCGGCAGCCTTGAATCATGGCGGGCGGAAATTGCCCGTTATGCGGTAGGAAACAGCCGCTTGATGCTGGCATTGGGAACTGCCTTTGCTTCGCCGCTGCTTGCGCCTATGAAGCTGGAAAACGGCGGCTTCCATCTGTTTCAGGCTTCCAGCGGCGGTAAAACCACTACGGCCATGCTTGCACTTTCCGTTTTCGGCAACCCCGACAAACTGAAAAACACTTGGAAAGCAACCGCGCTGGCTATTGACAATATCGCCGCTGCAACGTCTGACGGCTTTATGGTGCTTGATGAAATATCGCAAGCACGGGGCAATGACGTTAGCAGCGTGGCCTATTCGCTGTTTAATGGCGTGGGCAAGCTGCAAGGGGCAAAGCAAGGCGGTAACCGCGAGCGGCTGGAATGGCGCGTTTTATTGCTTTCTACGGGGGAATTTGACGCGCTGCATTACATGAAACAGGCGGGCTTTGAATGGAACGCGGGGCAGAATGTGCGTCTGCCGTCTATTCCCGCCGATGCCGGTAAAGGTTTCCGCGTATTTGACACCCTGCACGGCTTTTCAGACGGCGCGGTTTTTGCCGAAACATTGGAGCAGTCGGCCAAACATCATTACGGCCATGCGGGGCGCGAATTTGTGCAGTATATCGCCGAAGCCATGCAGCGGGATAAGGCGGGGTTTATCGCCAAAGTAAACGGCCTTTGTGCTGCTTTCCGCGATGCCCTGCCGCCCGATTTGAGCGGGCAGCCCGCGCGTGTGGCTAAACGCTTTGCATTGGTTGCCGCCGCATTGGAACTGGCAACCGAATGGGGCATTACGGGCTTTAATTCGGGCGACGGTGTGGCTGGTGTGCTTGCTTGCTTTGATGCTTGGTATGAGCGAGAAGGCAAGGGGAACTATGAAGAGCGGCAGATACTGCAACGGGCAGCCGATTTTATCCAGTCTAAAGGTAATTCCGAGATGTTCGGGCGGCTGGAATCAATAGGCATTGACGGCGGCCATCAAACCAGCCGTTACCATGCAGGCTATGTAGAGCAAAGAAACGGCTATCCGCCCGTGTACTATCTGACCCGTGAAG
- a CDS encoding DUF7146 domain-containing protein, whose translation MTKSTENHQNRPPYRLADVKETARGRWPEILRALGVPESYTDTRKHQPCPSCGGKDRFRFTDHKQGGGFICNHCTPDGGSGFDLLMLVYGYTFAEAVKAVAVILGLDGGHIAPSVAKIPPKPADTEQDGKRRIERLLTLWAECLPWNTDGMIGDYLYGRGIPLPEKLPVSDGLRLHKRLPYWHEGRVLGHFPAMVGLFQDIAGKPCGLHITYLQTASYNDLPVKAALFDPKNRERLPAKKMRSAGAGSLTGAAIRLFEPENGVLGVCEGIETAFAARYVSGVPMWACGSAHGIQSLVLPDGIRELVIIADNDTNGTGINAARALQRKYQKGLDSIKIWQPDTMGADALDVLAAQVQKGAAA comes from the coding sequence ATGACTAAATCAACAGAAAACCATCAAAACAGGCCGCCTTACCGCCTTGCCGATGTGAAAGAAACGGCGCGGGGGCGTTGGCCTGAAATCCTGCGGGCTTTGGGTGTGCCGGAAAGCTACACCGATACCCGCAAACACCAGCCCTGCCCATCATGCGGGGGAAAAGACCGTTTCCGCTTTACCGACCATAAACAGGGCGGCGGCTTTATTTGCAACCATTGCACGCCCGACGGGGGCAGCGGCTTTGATTTGCTGATGCTGGTGTACGGCTATACGTTTGCGGAGGCGGTTAAAGCCGTGGCCGTGATATTGGGTTTGGACGGTGGGCATATCGCCCCTTCTGTGGCGAAAATCCCGCCAAAGCCCGCCGACACGGAGCAAGACGGCAAACGAAGAATCGAACGCCTGCTTACTTTGTGGGCGGAATGCCTGCCGTGGAATACAGACGGCATGATTGGGGATTATCTGTATGGGCGCGGCATTCCCCTGCCTGAAAAATTGCCCGTTTCAGACGGCCTGCGCCTGCATAAACGGCTGCCTTATTGGCATGAAGGACGGGTATTGGGGCATTTCCCCGCGATGGTGGGGCTGTTTCAGGATATAGCGGGCAAGCCGTGCGGCCTGCATATCACTTATTTGCAGACGGCCTCATACAACGATTTGCCTGTAAAAGCGGCGTTGTTCGACCCGAAAAACCGCGAGCGTCTGCCCGCTAAGAAAATGCGGAGCGCGGGTGCGGGAAGCCTTACCGGCGCGGCCATACGGTTGTTTGAACCTGAAAACGGCGTTTTGGGCGTTTGCGAAGGCATAGAAACGGCTTTTGCGGCGCGTTATGTATCGGGTGTGCCTATGTGGGCGTGCGGTTCGGCGCATGGCATTCAATCGCTGGTATTGCCCGACGGTATCCGCGAGCTTGTGATTATTGCTGATAACGATACCAACGGCACGGGCATAAACGCGGCGCGGGCTTTGCAGCGCAAATATCAGAAAGGCTTAGACAGTATCAAGATTTGGCAGCCTGACACGATGGGTGCGGACGCGCTGGACGTGTTGGCGGCGCAAGTGCAGAAAGGGGCGGCAGCATGA